The proteins below come from a single Trachemys scripta elegans isolate TJP31775 chromosome 16, CAS_Tse_1.0, whole genome shotgun sequence genomic window:
- the RAB3D gene encoding ras-related protein Rab-3D, whose product MASANDTRQAQKDAADQNFDYMFKLLIIGNSSVGKTSFLFRYADDSFTSAFVSTVGIDFKVKTVYRNEKRVKLQIWDTAGQERYRTITTAYYRGAMGFLLMYDIANQDSFNAVQDWATQIKTYSWDNAQVILVGNKCDLEDDRVVATEDGKRLADELGFEFFEASAKDNINVKQVFERLVDIICEKMNESLDTNSTLVSNSKNGALTETPPPQSSSCSC is encoded by the exons atGGCCTCCGCCAACGACACCCGGCAGGCCCAGAAAGATGCCGCCGACCAGAACTTCGACTACATGTTCAAACTGCTGATCATCGGGAACAGCAGCGTGGGGAAGACGTCCTTCCTGTTCCGCTACGCCGACGACTCCTTCACCTCGGCCTTCGTCAGCACCGTGGGCATCGACTTCAAGGTCAAGACAGTCTATAGGAACGAGAAGAGGGTCAAACTGCAGATCTGG GACACCGCAGGGCAGGAGAGATACAGGACGATCACGACGGCTTATTACCGAGGAGCCATGGGCTTTCTGCTGATGTACGACATCGCCAACCAGGATTCCTTCAACGCCGTGCAGGACTG GGCGACCCAGATCAAGACCTACTCGTGGGATAACGCCCAGGTGATCCTGGTGGGGAACAAGTGTGACCTCGAGGACGACCGAGTGGTGGCCACGGAGGACGGCAAGCGGCTGGCTGATGAGCTAG GGTTTGAATTCTTCGAAGCCAGCGCCAAGGACAACATCAACGTCAAGCAGGTCTTTGAGCGCCTGGTGGACATTATCTGCGAGAAGATGAACGAGAGCCTGGACACCAACTCCACCCTCGTCAGCAACAGCAAGAACGGGGCCCTGACCGAGACTCCGCCCCCGCAGTCCAGCAGCTGCTCTTGCTAG